A stretch of DNA from Bacteroidales bacterium:
TCAAAGATCAAAATCCAAAGTTGCCGCGAATCTTAAATCTGGAATTTTGAATTAACATTACTCCATTACTTCAGACTTCGACAAGCTCAGCCACCGCGCCACAGCATCACTGTATCACTGCATCACAACAGAAAAGCATCACTGCACCCACTGCACCACTGCATCACAAAAAAACTGTGAATCATGCAACAATTTTGCAAAGTAGTGTAACATTTTGACGCTGATGAGCGAGTAACTTTGGCATTATCAATATTCTGTTTTTTTTAACACTACCATTATGGCTAAAGACTTTCCAATAGTTTGCTTGGGCGGTTCGGCCGGAGGCCTTGACGCTTACATTCGTTTATTGAAAAACCTGCCCGCCGATATGGGAGTGGCAATCGTAATTGTCAATCATTTAAGACAAGTTGCCACACTGCTGCATGAGATTTTGCCTAAACATACACAGATGCCGGTAAAACTGATTACGGAGAAACTTGACATTGAACCGAACCAGGTTTTCATCATCCCCGAAAAGCGCGATCTGCATGTCAAAGACGGAGAGTTCCGGTTAAAACCTATTTCAAAGCCCTGGGGTTGGCCTGATGTGATAACTGTGTTTATGCGTTCACTTTCAAAAAACTGGAGTGGCAAACTTATCGCGGTTATTGTTTCGGGCTATGATGGCGATGGAGCAGACGCTCTTCGCGGCATTAAGAAAGTTGGCGGAATTACCATCGCACAGAAACCGGAAACAGCCCAACAACCAGATATGCCCGAGACAGCTATAGAAAGCGGGTATGTTGATTTTATCCTTTCTCCCGAGGATATTGCCCGGGAAATCATACGGATTGCCCGGCAAGCGAATAAGAAACCAATTAATTAATTTAAAAATAAAGCATTATGAACCTGAAAAGGATATTTGGGACAATACTTACTATGCTCGGAGTAGCCGGACTTATTTACGTCTCAGTATTGTTTTCCGGTAATACTGAGACATTCAAATTAATGGTCATTTACGGGATAATTGGTTTGATATTTTTTATTTCCGGATCGAGCCTGATTCGCATAGCAAAGGATGAATCGTAGGAAAGGACTACAGGCTGCTGGCACTACTATTTTTTAAATTAAATAACTTTAAAACAAAGCTTTATGAACCTGAAAAGAATATTTGGAGCAATACTTACCATTCTCGGAATAGCCGGACTTATATACGCCGCAGTATTGTTTGCCGGTAATACGGAATCATTCAAAATACCAATCATTTATGGGGTAATCGGATTGATATTTTTTATTTCCGGAATTAGCCTGATACGTGCAACAAAGGATGAATCGTAGTATGGGTATATTCTCACGTTTCTAAATCAATAATCAAGGAATTTATTTATAATCGTGAAATTGTTTTAACTGTAAATAACACATCTGCAAGGCAATATTGTCATTGCATTAGAAAGGAAGATCATGAGCCGAAGTGCAAAAGAGAAAAAATACGATAACAAAACTGCAAAATATGTTGTTGGTAAAGTTCCTGCCGAAAAACCTGATTCAATAGCAACCGATCCTTACCAGGTTTACAAAGAGGAAGATTTAAAAAAAATAACTGGCAGGCGAGAAAACGCCAGGCCCGATTCTTAATTAGTAACTAAATTTCTCCGTTTCAGCGAAAGGTGAAAATGGGTGATTCGGGAACTGCATATTGAGCGTAGCAGAAATTGAGATTACTAAATGCCGGTACTTCGGCATCCCGGGAGCAAAGCAATTCGGGAACTGAAGTATAACAAAGATGCTCCAATACCTAAGAGAGTAACTTTAAATTTCTAAGCGCCTGTATCTAAATGGATAAAATGTGGGAATTATGTAAGTAATAGAAAAAATTATGTAACAGGTTCCAGGTTATGTTTGTATAATTTTATTTCCTGTTTTATTCGCACTTCCATGTGCCAGACACCTGACTAAACCATAATTTTGAGATACAATAACCCCCAAGCATAAAAATATGATTTACGAACAGTATGTACTAGAAGCTCTCACGCGGTCCAATGTATTTGAGAATAACGGAGGGACGCATAACGGCAACCCCGCCCTTGATCAAAGCAGCCTGATTTCACGGCTGATACACGATATTTTTGGCGGTGAGATACGCAAGACATTAAATGGAAAAAACTGGCATTTCTACAACCGGCTCAATGGAGAGAATATTGATTTCGCAGCATCAGAGGCACGCAATTTATCCAGGGAAAATCATTTGAACGATGTTCCGTCAACTACTGACGAAACTCAAAAATATTTTGAACAGGAAGATTATTTTACCTTTTACCAAAGGTTCGTACGGGCATTTGAAGAATCAGTAAATCTTGATAAGATCCGTTCCCACAATTTAGCTTGATTGAATTCTTCTGATCCTCCGGTGAATTTAATCTATGATGCCAATCAATTCTGTTTCAAATAAAAATGGCCGCCTCTTTTTAAGAGACGGCCTTTTTTGTTGTCAGACTTTCTGACCAGGTAATTACTTAGTGTTAGAACCTGTATCCGAGTGAAAATCCGAAACCTGTGTTCTTAATTGATGATTCATCATCAGATAAGGCTTTGTATTCAGGATTTATATTCAACATTCCGAGCTGGGCATTTAGCGTGGCGAATATTCCACCGGCCATTTCATAGCCGAAGAAAATATTGCCACCGGCATCGAATGCTTTGTAGTAAGGAACTGTTAAAGGATCAGTAAGCTCTACAACATTCTTAAATTCAATATCCGAATCAAGCGTTACAGAACCACCTTCAGTTTTTACTTTACCCATTACGCCGTAGCCGATATAAGGTCCGAGACCGAGTAAAACATACCCGTTTCCAAGCATGCCTTTGTAAACCAGGTTTAAGGGCACTTCAATATATGAAATACTGGTTGTAGATGTAATATCAGTGCCTAATACACTGCTGGTGTGTTTTGCTCCCTTGGTACTAAACAATACCCCAGGTTGAAAATAGAACTCTAGTGCAACAGGGATCTGAACATTTACTCCGGCATGATAGCCAATAATAAGATCGTTCTCGAGTTTGTCACCGGCAGAGTTTGTGCCATTCAGGTTCTGGAAATTAACACCCCCAAGAATGCCAAAGGACATTTTCCCTGGACTTTGAGCCACTGCTAATGTGGCTGATAAAAATACGAGTAATACAATTGAAAATAGTTTCGTTTTCATTTTTTATTGTTTTTGGTTTTTACTTAATTTATTTGGCTGCTTCTTTTTCAGCTTCAGCTCTCATTTTTTCATTGGCTGAGATCAGAAACTCAACCCTGCGGTTTTGAGCACGGCCTTCCTCAGTATCATTTTCGTATTTAGGCGCTGTTTCACCATAACCCACTACAGTTAAGCGGTCAGCTGCCACATTATTGAAAATAAGATAGTCAGAAACAGCGCTTGCCCTTTCAATTGATAGCTTTTCGTTATACGCCAGGCTTCCTTTGCTATCGGTATGACCCTGTATTTCTATATCTGTATCCGGGTAACCGTCAATTACTTTAACTAATTTATCCAGATTGGTTTTGGCATCGGCTGATAAACCTGATTTGTCAAATCCAAAAAGAACATTGCTGCTGAATTCCACAACGATTCCTTCACCTACACGAATAACTTTCGCATCAGGAACTGTTTTAGCTATTTCTTCAGCTTGTTTGTCCATCTTGTTTCCAATGATGGCTCCGGTAGTTCCGCCAACTGCTGCTCCAATGATTGCACCCAACGCGGTATTACCTGCTGCTTTTCCGATTACTGCGCCGGCTGCACCACCTCCAACAGTTCCAATTGCTGCACCTTTCTGGGTTTTACTCCATGATGCACAACTTGTAACGATAAGGGTTGCAGCAATAATTAACATTAAACTAAAATATTTCATAAAGATTTTTTTTTTGATTGTTAGTAAATATATAATTGAAAATGAATTTCTTTAACAGCTATCATTATAATGATTAGTAATCATCTAACCAGGTTTGATGTTAATTTTAACCTCCTTTCATCCAAGAAAACCTTTTTAATGGTATAATGATAACATCAGTTGACAAACTGTATGCCATTTGAGGTCAAAGGTAATCCCACTAAAGCTTGAAACCTTTACACAATTATGCAATTTTATTACATGATTCACATATAAGAAGCAGTAGTTTCAATTATTCATAATACTGCTCAACGCCCTGGAGTGAGGCATTAGAAGTTCCGGCAAATAATAAATCTACCTCACTTTGGTGGGTGTTTCGTTTTTCAAAGGTGTGAATGATGTAATCTTTTTGACTAATTGTGTAATACTTTCTTATGTATTGAGAGCGACCTTTGCATTGTGGAAAAAAGTTCACAGCTGTTCTGCAAACTGTGTTAAATCAATTTATATAATCATAACAGAAACTTGAATGAGTAAAGAGCTTAAGACAATAAAATGCAGCGCTCACTGACAAATGATCTTATGTATGGTAAGGC
This window harbors:
- a CDS encoding OmpA family protein — encoded protein: MKYFSLMLIIAATLIVTSCASWSKTQKGAAIGTVGGGAAGAVIGKAAGNTALGAIIGAAVGGTTGAIIGNKMDKQAEEIAKTVPDAKVIRVGEGIVVEFSSNVLFGFDKSGLSADAKTNLDKLVKVIDGYPDTDIEIQGHTDSKGSLAYNEKLSIERASAVSDYLIFNNVAADRLTVVGYGETAPKYENDTEEGRAQNRRVEFLISANEKMRAEAEKEAAK
- a CDS encoding chemotaxis protein CheB; its protein translation is MAKDFPIVCLGGSAGGLDAYIRLLKNLPADMGVAIVIVNHLRQVATLLHEILPKHTQMPVKLITEKLDIEPNQVFIIPEKRDLHVKDGEFRLKPISKPWGWPDVITVFMRSLSKNWSGKLIAVIVSGYDGDGADALRGIKKVGGITIAQKPETAQQPDMPETAIESGYVDFILSPEDIAREIIRIARQANKKPIN
- a CDS encoding PorT family protein — translated: MKTKLFSIVLLVFLSATLAVAQSPGKMSFGILGGVNFQNLNGTNSAGDKLENDLIIGYHAGVNVQIPVALEFYFQPGVLFSTKGAKHTSSVLGTDITSTTSISYIEVPLNLVYKGMLGNGYVLLGLGPYIGYGVMGKVKTEGGSVTLDSDIEFKNVVELTDPLTVPYYKAFDAGGNIFFGYEMAGGIFATLNAQLGMLNINPEYKALSDDESSIKNTGFGFSLGYRF